The nucleotide sequence TCCTGCGCCCGGCGCGACGATCCTCGTCAAACTGGATTGACTATTGGTGTCGAGGCAACCGGCCGCGCCGCGAACGCTCGCTCAGCCCAAGGCGAGACAGGCCTCACCGAGGCGACGCCATGCATCGTCGTCGCCCGGCAGGCCGAACCGAATGCGGCGCTGCGCGGAGGAAAACCCTCGCACCAGAATGCCGCGGCGGCCGAAATGGCCGAGCAAATCGCAATCGTCCGCCAGATGGCCGGGCGCCTCGGCCAGCCGGAACAGGTCGGTGCCGCCCAGCACGGCAAAGCCGGCGGCGGCGAGCAAAGCGTCGAGCCGCTGGCGGTCCTCGGCAAGCCGCTGCCGGGTGCGGGCGATCCAGTCGCCGTCGCGAAGTGCCGCGGCGCCGATTGCCGCGGCCGGCCCGGATATCGGCCAATCGCCGGCGAGCGGCAGCCAGCGGGCGGCCACCGTTTCGCAGCAGGCGATGAAGCCGAGCCGAAGCCCGGCGAGGCCGAAGAACTTACCGAGCGACCGCAGCACCACGAGCCGCGGCGACAGCACCGGTTGCGCCAGCAGCGACACCGCGGGATCGACGTCGGCAAACGCCTCGTCGACGATCAGCCAGTGTCCGGCCGCGGTCCAGGCGGCCGCCCAGTCCAGCAGGTCGGCGGCCAGATGGCGGCGGCCGTCCGGGTTGTTGGGGTTGACCAGCACCATACCGTCGAGGTCGGCAGTGGGGTCGGGCAGGACGCTGAGGTCGGCCAGCACGCAGCCGGCGGCGTTCCAGGCGGCGGCGTGCGAGGGATAGGTCGGGCCGAGAATGCCGACCCTGCGGGCGCGGACGATGCGCGGCAACAGCCGGATGGCACTCTCGCTGCCGGCCACCGGCACCAGCCGCATACCCTCCGGCCGACCGTAGTAGGCAGCCGCGGCAGCGAGGAGTTCGTCGAGGTCCGACGCCAGCGGCAGGCGGTGCCATAGCGCCGGGTCGATCGGCGGCACCGGGTAGGGCCGGGGGTTGATGCCGGTCGACAGGTCGAGCCACGGCTGCGGCGCCTTCGGATACAGCTTCGCCGCCGCGTCGATGCACCCACCGTGTGCGTTCAGTATCGCACTGGCATCCTGCACCGCGTTTCCCCTTATTGCCCCGGGCCTTGGCGCGTCACCCTGCGATCCCGATTCCACTGTCCGTCGCGAATTCGTGGCTGAAAACGCCGCTTGCGGCGAGCAGAATACGAAACCGGCGTGATGGCCAAGTTATCTACGGCTTTTTTCACGTCGTTTGCATCCGAAAGGGCGCTATGGCTTGTCAACGTGCCGGCCCGTTCGGGCCTGGCCGCTGACCCCTTTCTTGCCGATAATGCCCGATGATCGATCCGACCGACCGTTCGCTGCTTCTCGTTCTCGCCATGGCGGCCGAAGCGGCCGTGGCCTATCCCGACGCGGTGTTCCGCGCCATCGGCCATCCGGTGTCGTGGATCGGCAGCCTGATCGCCGCGCTCGACCAGCGGTTCAACCGCGCCGAATCGTCGTTTAAGATCAGACGCATCGCGGGCATCGCTGTGATTTTGAGTCTGGTTCTGCTCGCGATCGGCGTCGGGCTCGCCATCGAGGCGGCGGCGCAGGCCGGCGGGGTCGCCGGTTTCGCACTGGCGCTGGTTGCGGTCGCAACCCTGATCGCCAGCGGCAGCTTGGACCGCCACATCGCGCGGGTGGCGCGGGCGCTTGAAACCGAGGGGCTCATTGCCGGGCGGCGGGCGGTGTCGATGGTGGTCGGGCGCGACCCGGAGGCGCTGGACGAGGCCGGGGTGTGTCGCGCCGCCATCGAGAGTCTGGCTGAGAACGCCTCCGACGGGGTCACCGCGCCGGCGGTGTGGTTTCTGGTCGGCGGCCTGCCCGGCATGATCGCCTACAAGGCAATCAACACCGCCGACTCGATGATCGGTCACAAGAGCGAGCGTCATTTCGCCTTCGGCTGGGGGGCGGCGCGGCTGGACGACGTCGTCAATCTGCCGGCGTCGCGACTGACCGCACTCCTGTTCATTGCCGCGGCCGCAGTGGTGCCGGGGGCCTCGGTGCGTGGTGCGTGGGATGCGGTGCGGCGCGATGCCCGCGGCCACCGCTCGCCCAATGCCGGCTGGCCGGAATCGGCGATGGCCGGCGCGCTCGGCCTCAGGCTGGCGGGTCCGCGGGTCTATGGCGGCAGGCTGGTCGACGACCATTGGATGGGCGATGGCCGCGCCGAAGCCACCGCGGCCGACGTCCGCCGGGCGCTATGGCTCTATCGGGTCGCCTTCCTCGGGGCATGGCTGCTGGCGGCGGCGGGCGGATTCCTCGCCGTCCGGCCGCTGCTCGACTGATCCCGGCATTCGGTTCGCCAGCGCGATCAGCCGGAGACCGCCTGACCGGAGGTGCGCGCGCGCGTCGCCGCCATCGCCGTTTCGGGCGTCAGGCGGGTGGCGATCGACAGCCCCCACACCAGCCCGAGCAGCATCCAGAACATTCGCCAGTGATCGGAGTCGATCACGAATCCGAGTGCGACGTTGCCGACGAAGGTGCTGTAGATCGCGATATAGGCGATTTGCCACGGCGAACGCCGGAGCACCGGGGTGAAGCCGAACACCAGCGTGAGCAGCACCAGCAACGCATAGGCGAGACCCGAAATCCAGCCGCCCGACAGGAAGGCGTTGAGGTACACGTTGTGCGGATCTTCGACGAATAACAGGTGGAACTGGCGCGGCCCGATGCCGAACGGATGGTCGAGCGCAAGCTGTGCCCCGAGGATGTGGCGTCCGAAACGGCCAAGCGGGCCGGTGTCATAGCTTTGGGTCAGCGTGGCGCGCTCGCGGAACAGCGCGCCGACCTCATCGAACGACAGTGCCGCTACCACCAGGCCGACTACGAACACGACGCCGGCACCGGTCAGCAGCGAAATGCGGGCGCGTGCCACCGGCGAGCGGGCGGTGAGCAGCGACAGCACCACCGCCACCATCGCCGAGGCGACGAAGATGAACCAGGAGCCGCGGGAGAAGCTGAGGAACAGGCCGAGCAGCAGTACTGCCAGGATCGGCACGTTGCGGACCAGCGCACCGGCGCCGCCGCCAAGCACGCGCAGCCCGCACAGCACCGCCGGCAGCACCAGGAACGGGCCGAACACGTTGGGATCGTTGAAAGTGCCGCGAGCCCGGCCGTAGAGGGTGAACAACTCGGACATCACGCCAAAATAGCCGGCGATGCCGCAGAGCGCCGCGCCCACCGCGCCGATGGTGAGTCCGGTCAGTAGCGCGTTCAGCCGGCGCGCGGTGTCGCGAGTGGCGATCAGCGCGAAGCCGATCGCGGTTAAGCCGAGATACCACGACACCCACACCCACATGTTGGTCTTGGGCTCGCCGAACACCTGAATCAACGAGAGCGTGAAGCCGGCATTGTAGAGGATGACCAGCAGGATCAGCGGCGCGTGCGCGCGCGTCACGGCAAGGCCGGTCGCCGCGAACACCGTGAGCGTGAACAGCGAGAACACCTCGTAGGGCGACGGCTCCATAAAAACGAAGGCGCTCGATACGCCGACCAGCAGCAACAGCAGCAGCCGGAGCCGGTCGCGACCGGACGAGGTCGCGAGCGGGGACGGCAGGCCCGCGGCTGTGCTGATGGTGGCCCCGGTCAATAGGCGTTCTCCGACTTCAGCAACGCAAGCGGCGTCTTAAGCAGAATCAGGAGGTCGAACATCACCGACCAGTTCTCGATGTAGTAGAGGTCGTGCTCGACGCGACGCTGAATTTTCTCGGCGGTGTCGGTTTCGCCACGCCAGCCATTGATCTGCGCCCAGCCGGTGATGCCAGGCTTGACGCGGTGGCGGGCGAAATAGCCGTCGACCGCCTCGTCGTAGAGCCGGTTTTCCGCCTTCGCCTGCATGGCGTGGGGACGCGGGCCAACTAGCGACAGGTTGCCAGCAAACACCACGTTGAACAACTGCGGCAGTTCGTCGAGCGAGGCCTTGCGGATGAAGCGCCCAACCCGCGTCACCCGCGGGTCGCCCTTGGTTACGAGACTGGAGGCGGCCACGTCGCACTGGTCGACATACATCGAGCGGAACTTGAATACCTCGATCAGCTCGTTATTGAAGCCGTAGCGCTTCTGCCGGAACAGCACGGGGCCGCGCGAGTCGAGCTTTACCGCGATTGCCACGGCCAGCAGCACCGGCGACAGCGCGATGAGCGTCAAGCTGCCGATCACCCTGTCGAACAGCCATTTCATCACCACGTCCCAGTCCGCCAGCGGACGGTCGAACACATTGATGGTCGGCACATTGCCGATGTAGGAATAGGCACGCGGCCGGAACCGCAGCTGGGCGGCGTGCGCCGACAGCCGGATGTCGACCGGCAGCACCCACAGCTTCTTTAGCATTGCCAGGATGCGAGCCTCGGCGGTCACCGGCAGCGAGAAGATCACCAGGTCGATGCGGGTGCGCCGCGCGAACTCGACGAGGTCGGTTACAGTGCCGAGCTTCACTTTGCCGGCAATGCGCTCGGGCGAGCGACCGTCGCCGCGATCGTCGAACACGCCGATGATGTCGAGGTCGCAGTCGGCCTGTGCCTCCAGCGACTGGATCAGGCTGGCACCGGCCTCGCCGCCGCCGACGATGGCGGTGCGGCGAACCAGCCGGCCCTGGTGGGTCCAGGTTCGCACCAACCCGGCAAGGCCGACACGCAGCCCGAACAGCATCACCGCACCGAGGCTGTACCAGGTCGCGATCCACACCCGCGAAAACACGCCGTCGAGGCGGGCGAAGAACACGATGGCAAACACGATCATGAAGATCGAAGTCCAGGCGGCGAACATTCGCGAGAATTGCAGGACCACCGCGCGAAACGCCTGCACCTGGTAGATGTCGATGGAATGGAAGGCGAGCACCGCGATGGCCGACAGCCCCAGGATGGTGAGGGGGTAATAGGCTGCGAAGCCGCTGTCGGGCACGACGTAGGCGAGGTATATCGCGGTGCCGAGCAGCGAGATGGCGGTGAATTCAACCAGCGGCACGAACCCCGCCAGCACGATCGGCGAGATCGCGCCGGCAATCGGCTCGTCGGCGATGTGGCTGGCCACGGCGCCGAGATGGCCGGATTCGGATCCCCGTGGGGACACGTCGATCTCGGCCTTGAGCCCGCCGCGCAGATTTTCATCGGCCATTGTGTTGCGCACTCCCGAGGCCCGGCGCGGTTTCGGGAGTGTAAAACCACGTCGCGCCACTGCGGTTCCAGGACAGATGTGGAGACGCTCCACACCGGACACCACGGCTTACCGCCAGTGCCCGTTACGTCAACCTCAGTTGGACCGGCCGCAAACCGCCTGTTTCCGGACTGCCGCCGACGCAGACATCTGGTCAGGATCTCTACGTCAAAACCATCACGGAAGGCTTAACCTCGACGTCGAGCAATGGCGTGACAGTAAGCGGCGAGCACGCCATCGGCCATCGCTGACACCGAGAAATGGCGGCGTACCCGCTCGCGCAACGCTGCGGTGGTGGCGACGTTCGGCTGGGTGGCGGCGGCGCGCAGCGCCTGTGCCAGGGCCGCCACGTCGTCGGGCGGCACCAGGCGGTGCGATGCCTCGCCGAAAATCTCGGCCATGCCGCCGACTCGGGTTGCGACCAGCGGCAGGCCTGCGGCGGCGGCCTCCAGCACCACGTAGGGCAGGGACTCGGCGCGGGAGGGCATGCACAGCACGCGCCCGTAGGCGAAGGCTTCGCGAGCCGGCATGGCGCCGGGGAAGGCGAGCGCGCCGGTCAGTCCCCTCGCTGCGGCGAGGGCGCGAAACGCTTCGGCGTCCGGTCCCGCGCCGACGATGGTGGCGGTGAGCGGCAGGCTCTCGTCGCGCAGCCGGGCGATGGCCTCGATCACCAGGTCGACGCCTTTCAGTCGGCGCAGTTCGCCGACGAACACGATGTCGCGGGCGTCGGGCCAGGGCGCGACTGGCTCGAACTCCGCCGGCGCGACGCCGTTGTGGACCATCCGCTCCATGGCCACCGGCTGGCCGACCTTGCGGATGAAGGCATCGCGACCGAAATTGCTTTCGAACAGGAACAGATCGGTGCGCCGCGCCAGCACCTTCTCCAGCGTCAGGTAGAGAAGGCCGACGATGGAACTGGTGTCGTAGTGCAGGCTGCCGCCGTGTGGCGTGTAGACGCGGATGGCATCGTGCGGCGCCGCCAGCCTAGCGTAGGCGCCACCCTTGGCGCCGTGTCCGTGCAGCACGTCCAGCCGGGTTTCGCGCGCTCTCGCCGCGACATGGCGCACCGCAGCGATGTCGAGCACGCCGATTTGGCGGCTCATAGGCACCCGGCTGACGCCGAGTTCGAGGTTTTGCGCCAAGTCCACCAGGATGGCCTCGGCGCGTTCGCCGCCGGTGGCGGCGTCGGCCACCACGCCGACCGCGTGGCCACGCGCGGTCTGCTCGCGCGCGAGGTCGACGACGTAGCGGAACAGTCCACCGACCGGCGCCCGCAGCACGTGCAGGATGCGGAGCGGCGTCACAGCCACCGCTCGGGGACGTTGATCGTGTCGCCCGGCCGCACTGGATAGTTCATCGGCACAGTGGCGCGGACCACTTCTCCGTTCACCACGCGCGAAATCTGGGCGCAGCATTTGGTCGCGCGTGGCGAGAACCCGCCGGCGATGGCGACCGCGGTCTCCACCGTCATGCTGGATACGTAGGCGTACTGGCCCGCGGCGGTGACCTCGCCGAGCACGAAGAACGGACGGTAGGTCTCGATCTCGACCGCGACGTGCGGCTCGCGCACGTAACCCTGGCGCAGCCGGGCTGCAACTGCCCGCGCCAGTTCCTCAGTGGTGCGGCCGCGCGCTTCCACGGTGCCGATCAACGGCATCGCGATCTTTCCGGCCGCATCGACGGCGTAGGTGTTGGACAATCCTTCCTGGCCGAACACAGTGACGCGCAGCCGATCGCCAGCGTCCAGCGTGTAGGGCGCCTCGAACGCCGTGTCGACCTGGATCCGCGGTGTGGCGCAGCTTACG is from Blastochloris viridis and encodes:
- the cobD gene encoding threonine-phosphate decarboxylase CobD, whose translation is MQDASAILNAHGGCIDAAAKLYPKAPQPWLDLSTGINPRPYPVPPIDPALWHRLPLASDLDELLAAAAAYYGRPEGMRLVPVAGSESAIRLLPRIVRARRVGILGPTYPSHAAAWNAAGCVLADLSVLPDPTADLDGMVLVNPNNPDGRRHLAADLLDWAAAWTAAGHWLIVDEAFADVDPAVSLLAQPVLSPRLVVLRSLGKFFGLAGLRLGFIACCETVAARWLPLAGDWPISGPAAAIGAAALRDGDWIARTRQRLAEDRQRLDALLAAAGFAVLGGTDLFRLAEAPGHLADDCDLLGHFGRRGILVRGFSSAQRRIRFGLPGDDDAWRRLGEACLALG
- a CDS encoding O-antigen ligase family protein, producing the protein MTGATISTAAGLPSPLATSSGRDRLRLLLLLLVGVSSAFVFMEPSPYEVFSLFTLTVFAATGLAVTRAHAPLILLVILYNAGFTLSLIQVFGEPKTNMWVWVSWYLGLTAIGFALIATRDTARRLNALLTGLTIGAVGAALCGIAGYFGVMSELFTLYGRARGTFNDPNVFGPFLVLPAVLCGLRVLGGGAGALVRNVPILAVLLLGLFLSFSRGSWFIFVASAMVAVVLSLLTARSPVARARISLLTGAGVVFVVGLVVAALSFDEVGALFRERATLTQSYDTGPLGRFGRHILGAQLALDHPFGIGPRQFHLLFVEDPHNVYLNAFLSGGWISGLAYALLVLLTLVFGFTPVLRRSPWQIAYIAIYSTFVGNVALGFVIDSDHWRMFWMLLGLVWGLSIATRLTPETAMAATRARTSGQAVSG
- a CDS encoding undecaprenyl-phosphate glucose phosphotransferase; this encodes MADENLRGGLKAEIDVSPRGSESGHLGAVASHIADEPIAGAISPIVLAGFVPLVEFTAISLLGTAIYLAYVVPDSGFAAYYPLTILGLSAIAVLAFHSIDIYQVQAFRAVVLQFSRMFAAWTSIFMIVFAIVFFARLDGVFSRVWIATWYSLGAVMLFGLRVGLAGLVRTWTHQGRLVRRTAIVGGGEAGASLIQSLEAQADCDLDIIGVFDDRGDGRSPERIAGKVKLGTVTDLVEFARRTRIDLVIFSLPVTAEARILAMLKKLWVLPVDIRLSAHAAQLRFRPRAYSYIGNVPTINVFDRPLADWDVVMKWLFDRVIGSLTLIALSPVLLAVAIAVKLDSRGPVLFRQKRYGFNNELIEVFKFRSMYVDQCDVAASSLVTKGDPRVTRVGRFIRKASLDELPQLFNVVFAGNLSLVGPRPHAMQAKAENRLYDEAVDGYFARHRVKPGITGWAQINGWRGETDTAEKIQRRVEHDLYYIENWSVMFDLLILLKTPLALLKSENAY
- a CDS encoding glycosyltransferase, with the protein product MTPLRILHVLRAPVGGLFRYVVDLAREQTARGHAVGVVADAATGGERAEAILVDLAQNLELGVSRVPMSRQIGVLDIAAVRHVAARARETRLDVLHGHGAKGGAYARLAAPHDAIRVYTPHGGSLHYDTSSIVGLLYLTLEKVLARRTDLFLFESNFGRDAFIRKVGQPVAMERMVHNGVAPAEFEPVAPWPDARDIVFVGELRRLKGVDLVIEAIARLRDESLPLTATIVGAGPDAEAFRALAAARGLTGALAFPGAMPAREAFAYGRVLCMPSRAESLPYVVLEAAAAGLPLVATRVGGMAEIFGEASHRLVPPDDVAALAQALRAAATQPNVATTAALRERVRRHFSVSAMADGVLAAYCHAIARRRG
- the cbiB gene encoding adenosylcobinamide-phosphate synthase CbiB — protein: MIDPTDRSLLLVLAMAAEAAVAYPDAVFRAIGHPVSWIGSLIAALDQRFNRAESSFKIRRIAGIAVILSLVLLAIGVGLAIEAAAQAGGVAGFALALVAVATLIASGSLDRHIARVARALETEGLIAGRRAVSMVVGRDPEALDEAGVCRAAIESLAENASDGVTAPAVWFLVGGLPGMIAYKAINTADSMIGHKSERHFAFGWGAARLDDVVNLPASRLTALLFIAAAAVVPGASVRGAWDAVRRDARGHRSPNAGWPESAMAGALGLRLAGPRVYGGRLVDDHWMGDGRAEATAADVRRALWLYRVAFLGAWLLAAAGGFLAVRPLLD
- a CDS encoding polysaccharide biosynthesis/export family protein, with product MPLIILLAVVQMLVSCATPRIQVDTAFEAPYTLDAGDRLRVTVFGQEGLSNTYAVDAAGKIAMPLIGTVEARGRTTEELARAVAARLRQGYVREPHVAVEIETYRPFFVLGEVTAAGQYAYVSSMTVETAVAIAGGFSPRATKCCAQISRVVNGEVVRATVPMNYPVRPGDTINVPERWL